Genomic window (Nicotiana sylvestris chromosome 7, ASM39365v2, whole genome shotgun sequence):
gatttctgataccaggactgctcctatgccaactcctttgaaatttgcggctccatcgaaaaacatcctCCAGCCGTCATAGGGTTatacaatgtcttctcctatgaaggctacctcctcatcaggaaaatacgtctttagacgtttgtattctcctcctacAGGATTCTTGGCGAGGTGATCTGCCAaggcttgtcctttgactgccttctggGTAACATAAACGATGTCAAattcacttaacagtatctgccacttggcgagcttatcggtaggcatgggcttctgaaagatatacttcaatggatccatcctggatatgagataagtggtGTAAGTACAGAAATAATgtctcaatttctgagccacccaggttagggcgcaacaagtgcgctctaataaggaataccgagcctcgtacggggtaaacttcttgctgaggtaatagatggcctgctcctttcttcccgtctcgtcatgttgtcctaaaacacaacCAATGCCCCATCTAACACTGCAAGATAAAGCAATAGGGGACTCCATGGCTCGGGTGGAACCAAGACTGGCGGTGtcgacaagtattccttgattctgtcgaaggtcTTTTGAgaatcatcagtccatttagtggcgacatccttctttagcatcttgaagatgggttcacaaatgacagtggactgagctatgaatcggctgatatagttgagcctTCCCAGAAAACTCATtacatctttcttgttctttggcggtggcaactcttgaatggctttgacctttgacgggtcAAATTCTATTCCCCGACGACTCACAACGAAACCCAATAACTTTCCGGCTGGGACCCCAAACGCACACTTGGCGggtttcagttttaagttgtatctcctcagtctgttgaagaattttctcaaatctcccATGTGATCGTAACTTTCCTGGATTTAATGATgatgtcgtccacatacacctcgatctctttatgtatcatataaTGAAAGATTGTGGTCTTGGATCTCATGTAGGTAgcaccagcattctttaaaccgaacaaCATCATtctgtaacagtacattccccatggcgtgatgaatgccgttttttctgcatcttcttcatccatccatattTGGTGGTATCCAGCAATCGACGAATGACTGgagctcatgtttggcgcaattatcaatcagtatgtgtatatttggtaaagGGAAATCATCCttaggactggcccggttgagatcccggtagtcgatacagactctaaccttcccatccttcttcggtaccggcacaacgttggctaaccatgttggatactccaCTACTCTGAGAAccctggctttgacttgcttggtgacctcttctttgattttcaaactcatgtctggcttgaactttctgagtttctgtttgaCCGGTAGGCATGCTGGATCTGTTGGCAGCCTGTGAGCCAcgatggatgtgctgagaccagtcatatcatcatacgaccaagcgaatatatcctcatattctttcaaaaactctgtgtattcttccttttctggtgGTGACAAGTGTACGCTGAtacgtgtttccttgacattttttGCGTTCCCTAAATTGATGACCTCAGTTTCGTTTAAGTTAGACTTGGGCCTGTTCTTGAAATTCTTGACCTCCCTAACAACCTCTTCGGGTATCTCATCCTCTTCTGAGTTTATATCCGTTTGTCGCactgtctcgttgcaagtcacagtcgttggttcatcatcaagatatgtaatagtaatgttgtgtaaaataaagtaaatggtATAGAAAATAAATGTGAGCGAAACGCAAAGATAAACTTATAAAATGCTTTTTCATAATCATTTAAAACATCGGAGCTCTTTTCAAAAGTAAAGATAGTGCGGAGAAGTAAAATAAACTAAAGTAAAGTGTGATGCATATGCGtcgtttagccttgctaccccgaggctctcCGGGCACTGGTGGTCCTGATTGACCAATTGGCGAGGTGCTCTCCTTGGTTCATAGCTtgaatggaagggccttcctccacTTCCTCTTCAAagataacacaacaatccatatcatcttCCAGAAACAGGTTCTTTATTACTGCTAGTGCCTCATCTTCCTCTGATCCGTACAAAGCATCGGCTGGCTGAAAAATCTGCTCCAACTGAGGTATAGGGTGCTCCAGCAGATGGTATGGTCTGCGCCATGGGGgtgaccagtggttgaactccttccaagtgtactcataccctaggCCAAAAGTGGTACTGTgcttcttcagcttgataggtttggtgATACCCTGCAGGTTTTTGCCAAGTCCTTTTTCGGGTTCATACCCCCTCCAATTTAGGATgctctcaattttgttatcccaccacttgtctttgtctatggcgttgactcgctcgatgtgatgGTATGTTTCTCCACTGATTTTCCTTCTACCTCCGATCATCGGGATGGcctggcgactatatatagggttgctaccgtcaccatgaatgattacttcctgatgattccattcaaattttacagcCTGATGCAAAGTTGATGCCACAGCCCCAGCGGCGTGGATCCAAGGTCGTCCTAGCAACAAATTGTAGGACGTTGGTACGTCAATGACTTGGAACTCGACATCAAACCAGGTgggtcccatctgcaggcataagctaatttctccaatggtggacctctgagatccATCAAAAGCTTTGACACTGATAGCCCcgtctttgatctcgtgcaatcccttacccaatgtcctgagagttaccaacggacaaattgAGGCTGGATCCCCCGTCGACTAGAATCCTGGTGACAAAGTGATCCTCGCATTGCGcagtgatgtgcaacgctttgttgtgaccAAGCCCTTCTGGCGGTAATTCATCTTCatggaaggtgatcttatggctttccagtacctgccctaccatgtttgctaTTTCGCCTCCTGTTATGTTGCTgggaacataagcttcactcaataCTTTTATTAAGGCGTTTTTATGTGCCTCTGAGCTTTGTAGAAGAGCCAGAATAGAAATCTGTGCTGGCATTTTGTTCAGTTGCTCGACGACCGAGTACTCTTTGGCCTGTaccttcctccaaaggtcatcgggTCCAGTTTCAATAGCCTGCCCAGAGGCCTGCTTGCTGGACTCAGCCAAGTGTTCCGGGGTGTATACCCTGCCTGTCCTGGTCATGCCCTGTGCGGTAATCGCTTCCCCAATATATGTCTTTCCCTTCCTTCTAGCCTCAgcggtgtaatcccaaggtatagcATTTGTCTTGAACGGGGTTACATCTGTCATGAAGACTGGAATTGTTGCCTTAGGAGGTAACACAGTAACTTCAAATGGCGTAGGCGCCCTTGGAACTccgaactcaacctcaattggttttGGCGCCTTTGAAGGTGGTTCTTCAAACTCGATTGGTACGGACACATTTACCACATCGCCCTCAGAGGGTTGAATCTGGACAACAACGGGAttgagagtaactattggcttcttagGCTCGTCTCCTTCAACTATCAACCCGATtgaccccttggggtcccaatcatcttcgatctcgatcatgtggatGCCTCTACCCTCgtggtcaggcagagggttgttgcggacattaggagcgggctcctttgctataatgatcttgttgtcaatcaggttttgaatcttgtctttcaacgagcAACACTCGTCGATGGTAT
Coding sequences:
- the LOC138872947 gene encoding uncharacterized mitochondrial protein AtMg00860-like, with the translated sequence MGDLRKFFNRLRRYNLKLKPAKCAFGVPAGKLLGFVVSRRGIEFDPSKVKAIQELPPPKNKKDVMSFLGRLNYISRFIAQSTVICEPIFKMLKKDVATKWTDDSQKTFDRIKEYLSTPPVLVPPEPWSPLLLYLAVLDGALVVF
- the LOC138872948 gene encoding uncharacterized protein — its product is MGPTWFDVEFQVIDVPTSYNLLLGRPWIHAAGAVASTLHQAVKFEWNHQEVIIHGDGSNPIYSRQAIPMIGGRRKISGETYHHIERVNAIDKDKWWDNKIESILNWRGYEPEKGLGKNLQGITKPIKLKKHSTTFGLGYEYTWKEFNHWSPPWRRPYHLLEHPIPQLEQIFQPADALYGSEEDEALAVIKNLFLEDDMDCCVIFEEEVEEGPSIQAMNQGEHLANWSIRTTIYLCVSLTFIFYTIYFILHNITITYLDDEPTTVTCNETVRQTDINSEEDEIPEEVVREVKNFKNRPKSNLNETEVINLGNAKNVKETRISVHLSPPEKEEYTEFLKEYEDIFAWSYDDMTGLSTSIVAHRLPTDPACLPVKQKLRKFKPDMSLKIKEEVTKQVKARVLRVVEYPTWLANVVPVPKKDGKVRVCIDYRDLNRASPKDDFPLPNIHILIDNCAKHELQSFVDCWIPPNMDG
- the LOC138872950 gene encoding uncharacterized protein encodes the protein MNRFFVRAQDPQYYKRRMLIEGQKFSDIIKLGERIEKGIKNGTVTNLEALQATNKALQSGGSSKKKDVNFVMVAQRNNSPMKYQTYPSAPLTYQPTLNYQAPSPTNQIPSPSPPLCMNPLHTDIPNPHLYTKHITPNLLTTHHLLLVKTSLDLDQTSTAKPPRQYTAIAEPIDQLYQKLKTVGYVTPIPAVTPENPFRWINPNKTCAYHSGMKGHTIDECCSLKDKIQNLIDNKIIIAKEPAPNVRNNPLPDHEGRGIHMIEIEDDWDPKGSIGLIVEGDEPKKPIVTLNPVVVQIQPSEGDVVNVSVPIEFEEPPSKAPKPIEVEFGVPRAPTPFEVTVLPPKATIPVFMTDVTPFKTNAIPWDYTAEARRKGKTYIGEAITAQGMTRTGRVYTPEHLAESSKQASGQAIETGPDDLWRKVQAKEYSVVEQLNKMPAQISILALLQSSEAHKNALIKVLSEAYVPSNITGGEIANMVGQVLESHKITFHEDELPPEGLGHNKALHITAQCEDHFVTRILVDGGSSLNLSVGNSQDIG